The following coding sequences are from one Streptomyces sp. NBC_01485 window:
- a CDS encoding carbohydrate ABC transporter permease, translated as MAQAAAVAKPPAPPRRRRASATPRRLPYLLIAPAGLLMVGFIAYPVISVFYYSLQNYNPTKPWRNGFAGFDNFVHAFTDDPQFWDTLTFSAKWVVVEVGLQLLFGLALALIVNQTFVGRSLGRALVFSPWAVSGVLTSAIWVLLYNSQTGITRYLADMGVGEYGTSWLSDTSTVFPAAIVADLWRGVPFFAILILADLQSVSKDLYEAAEVDGAGRLKQFWHITLPHLKDAIVLSTLLRAVWEFNNVDLLYTLTGGGPAGETTTLPLYIANTSVDAHNFGYASALTTVAFVILLFCSMVYLRVSKFGGGDK; from the coding sequence ATGGCCCAAGCCGCAGCCGTGGCGAAACCGCCGGCGCCACCCCGGCGGCGCCGTGCCTCCGCCACGCCGCGCAGGCTGCCGTACCTGCTGATCGCGCCGGCGGGCCTGCTGATGGTGGGCTTCATCGCGTACCCCGTCATCAGCGTCTTCTACTACAGCCTGCAGAACTACAACCCCACCAAACCGTGGCGCAACGGCTTCGCGGGCTTCGACAACTTCGTCCACGCCTTCACCGACGACCCGCAGTTCTGGGACACGCTGACCTTCAGCGCCAAGTGGGTCGTCGTCGAGGTCGGGCTGCAACTGCTGTTCGGTCTGGCGCTGGCGCTGATCGTCAACCAGACCTTCGTCGGACGCTCGCTCGGCCGCGCCCTCGTCTTCTCCCCGTGGGCCGTCTCCGGCGTGCTGACCTCCGCGATCTGGGTGCTGCTCTACAACTCCCAGACGGGCATCACCCGTTACCTCGCGGACATGGGCGTCGGCGAGTACGGCACGAGCTGGCTGTCGGACACCTCCACGGTCTTCCCGGCGGCGATCGTCGCCGACCTGTGGCGCGGGGTCCCCTTCTTCGCGATCCTCATCCTCGCCGACCTCCAGTCCGTGTCGAAGGACCTGTACGAGGCCGCCGAGGTCGACGGGGCCGGCCGGCTCAAGCAGTTCTGGCACATCACCCTGCCCCACCTGAAGGACGCCATCGTCCTGTCCACGCTGCTGCGCGCGGTGTGGGAGTTCAACAACGTCGACCTGCTCTACACGCTCACCGGCGGCGGCCCGGCGGGGGAGACCACCACCCTCCCGCTCTACATCGCCAACACCAGCGTCGACGCCCACAACTTCGGCTACGCGTCCGCCCTCACCACGGTCGCGTTCGTGATCCTGCTCTTCTGCTCGATGGTCTATCTGCGGGTGAGCAAGTTCGGAGGAGGCGACAAGTGA
- the araD gene encoding L-arabinonate dehydratase, translating into MKRFDDHADDRSGQRPEQHRKRPEELRSHQWYGTDGLRSFSHRARTRQLGYLPEEHLGKPVIAILNTWSDINPCHVHLRDRAQAVKRGVWQAGGFPLEFPVATLSETFQKPTPMLYRNLLAMETEELLRSYPVDGAVLMGGCDKTTPALLMGAASVDLPTVFVPAGPMLPGHWRNEVLGSGTDMWKYWDDKRAGLIGDCELAELESGLARSPGHCMTMGTASTLTAAAEALGVTVPGASSIPAVDSGHDRMAASSGMRIVEQVHKGRVLSEILTRDAFEDAVTTVLGLGGSTNAVIHLIAMAGRAGVTLTLDDFDRIARTVPVLANVRPGGRKYLMEDFHFAGGLPGFLSRIPDLLHLDRPTVAHDTLREQLAGARVHDDDVIRPRDNPVAAEGGVAVLRGNLCPDGAVIKHVAAEPHLLEHTGRAVVFDDYRTMQRTINDPELGITADTVLVLRGSGPKGGPGMPEYGMLPLPDHLLKQGVRDMVRISDARMSGTSYGTCVLHVAPESHVGGPLALVRTGDSITLDVEARSLRLNVDEEELERRRAQWTPPPIRYERGYGALYNEQITQADTGCDFEFLARPGKVADPYAG; encoded by the coding sequence ATGAAGCGCTTCGACGATCATGCCGACGACCGGTCAGGACAGCGCCCGGAGCAGCACCGCAAGCGCCCGGAGGAGCTCCGCAGCCACCAGTGGTACGGCACCGACGGCCTGCGCTCCTTCAGTCACCGTGCCCGCACCCGCCAGCTCGGCTACCTCCCCGAGGAGCACCTCGGCAAGCCGGTCATCGCGATCCTCAACACCTGGTCGGACATCAACCCCTGCCACGTCCACCTGCGCGACCGCGCCCAGGCCGTGAAGCGGGGCGTGTGGCAGGCGGGCGGTTTCCCGCTGGAGTTCCCGGTCGCCACCCTGAGCGAGACCTTCCAGAAGCCGACCCCGATGCTCTACCGCAACCTCCTCGCCATGGAGACCGAGGAGCTGCTGCGCTCCTACCCGGTCGACGGGGCCGTGCTGATGGGCGGCTGCGACAAGACGACGCCCGCGCTGCTCATGGGCGCGGCGAGCGTCGACCTGCCCACCGTGTTCGTGCCGGCCGGACCCATGCTGCCGGGCCACTGGCGCAACGAGGTCCTCGGCTCGGGCACCGACATGTGGAAGTACTGGGACGACAAGCGGGCCGGCCTGATCGGTGACTGCGAGCTGGCCGAGCTGGAGAGCGGCCTCGCCCGCTCGCCGGGTCACTGCATGACGATGGGCACGGCGTCCACGCTGACGGCCGCCGCGGAGGCGCTGGGCGTGACGGTGCCGGGGGCGTCGAGCATCCCGGCCGTGGACTCCGGGCACGACCGGATGGCCGCGTCGTCCGGCATGAGGATCGTCGAACAGGTCCACAAGGGGCGCGTCCTCTCCGAGATCCTCACCCGCGACGCCTTCGAGGACGCGGTGACGACCGTCCTCGGCCTCGGCGGTTCGACGAACGCCGTCATCCACCTCATCGCCATGGCCGGCCGCGCGGGCGTCACGCTCACCCTCGACGACTTCGACCGCATCGCCCGCACGGTCCCCGTCCTCGCCAACGTCCGCCCCGGCGGCCGGAAGTACCTCATGGAGGACTTCCACTTCGCGGGCGGCCTGCCCGGCTTCCTCTCCCGGATCCCGGACCTGCTCCACCTGGACCGCCCGACCGTCGCGCACGACACCCTGCGCGAGCAGCTCGCCGGCGCCCGGGTCCACGACGACGACGTCATCCGGCCCCGGGACAACCCGGTGGCGGCCGAGGGCGGGGTCGCCGTGCTGCGCGGCAACCTCTGCCCGGACGGCGCCGTCATCAAGCACGTCGCCGCCGAGCCGCACCTGCTCGAGCACACCGGCCGCGCGGTCGTCTTCGACGACTACCGGACCATGCAACGCACCATCAACGACCCGGAGTTGGGCATCACCGCCGACACCGTGCTCGTGCTGCGCGGATCCGGCCCCAAGGGCGGCCCGGGCATGCCCGAGTACGGCATGCTGCCCCTCCCCGACCACCTGCTCAAGCAGGGCGTGCGGGACATGGTGCGGATCTCCGACGCCCGGATGAGCGGGACGAGTTACGGCACGTGCGTGCTGCACGTGGCACCCGAGTCGCATGTCGGCGGGCCCCTCGCACTGGTGCGCACGGGCGACTCGATCACCCTCGACGTCGAGGCCCGCTCACTCCGACTCAACGTGGACGAAGAGGAGTTGGAGCGGCGCCGGGCGCAGTGGACGCCACCGCCCATCCGGTACGAGCGCGGCTACGGCGCGCTCTACAACGAACAGATCACCCAGGCCGACACCGGCTGCGACTTCGAGTTCCTGGCCCGTCCGGGCAAGGTCGCGGACCCGTACGCGGGCTGA
- a CDS encoding dihydrodipicolinate synthase family protein, giving the protein MSSVAFETQRAALADVVAIPVTPFAEDGTIDRAAHRALLRRLLDGGITTLTPNGNTGEFYALTPEERRLLTESTIEEAGDRSTILVGVGHDVPTAVASARHARELGAQMVMVHQPVHPYVSQGGWVDYHRAIAAAVPELGVVPYIRNAQLPGERLAELADACPNVVGVKYAVPDAARFAAFARDAGLERFVWVAGLAEPYAPSYFSAGATGFTSGLVNVAPAVSLNMIEALRSGDYPAAMKVWEQIRRFEELRAANGSANNVTVVKEALASLGLCRREVRPPSRPLPEDERSEVAAIAAGWSI; this is encoded by the coding sequence ATGAGCAGCGTGGCGTTCGAGACCCAGCGTGCGGCCCTGGCCGACGTGGTGGCCATCCCGGTGACCCCGTTCGCCGAGGACGGCACCATCGACCGGGCCGCCCACCGGGCCCTGCTGCGCCGCCTGCTCGACGGCGGGATCACCACCCTCACCCCGAACGGCAACACCGGCGAGTTCTACGCCCTCACCCCCGAGGAGCGCCGCCTGCTCACGGAGTCGACCATCGAGGAGGCGGGGGACCGCTCGACGATCCTCGTCGGTGTCGGGCATGACGTCCCCACCGCCGTCGCCTCCGCGCGGCACGCCCGTGAGCTGGGCGCGCAGATGGTGATGGTCCACCAGCCCGTCCACCCCTACGTCTCCCAGGGCGGCTGGGTCGACTACCACCGGGCGATCGCGGCGGCGGTGCCCGAACTGGGCGTCGTCCCGTACATCCGCAACGCGCAACTGCCCGGCGAGCGCCTCGCCGAACTCGCCGACGCCTGTCCGAACGTCGTCGGCGTCAAGTACGCCGTCCCGGACGCCGCCCGCTTCGCCGCCTTCGCGCGGGACGCCGGTCTGGAGCGCTTCGTCTGGGTCGCCGGCCTCGCCGAGCCGTACGCCCCCTCCTACTTCTCGGCGGGCGCCACCGGCTTCACCTCAGGGCTGGTGAACGTCGCCCCGGCCGTTTCGCTGAACATGATCGAAGCGCTTCGATCAGGGGACTATCCAGCGGCGATGAAGGTGTGGGAACAGATCAGGCGCTTCGAGGAGCTGCGCGCCGCCAACGGCTCCGCGAACAACGTCACCGTCGTCAAGGAGGCTCTTGCCTCCCTTGGACTCTGCCGCCGCGAGGTCCGTCCGCCGAGCCGCCCGCTGCCCGAGGACGAGCGCTCCGAGGTCGCCGCCATAGCCGCCGGATGGTCCATATGA
- a CDS encoding GntR family transcriptional regulator translates to MTSVPTPIPSRTQYVLEEIKRRILTGRLTPGQALVETELAAQFGVSKTPVREALKTLAGTGLVVMSQYKGVTVRMVDADMAREVYDVRLLLEPEALRRAVRRGASLDAARSALTSADEATDTAERSLANREFHRALYLPCGNPLLGRMLDEVRDQAALVSAVAWAASPSWEREAGEHREILRLALAGDADGAARALHAHIASFVERAFPRAEDPAANQAVNRATNQATNQEGQE, encoded by the coding sequence ATGACCTCTGTGCCCACGCCGATCCCCTCCCGCACGCAGTACGTGCTGGAGGAGATCAAACGCCGCATCCTCACCGGACGGCTGACGCCCGGTCAGGCCCTCGTCGAGACCGAACTCGCCGCACAGTTCGGGGTGTCCAAGACCCCGGTGCGCGAGGCGCTCAAGACGCTGGCCGGCACCGGACTGGTCGTCATGAGCCAGTACAAGGGCGTCACGGTGCGCATGGTGGACGCGGACATGGCGCGCGAGGTCTACGACGTCCGGCTGCTCCTCGAACCCGAGGCGCTGCGGCGGGCGGTGCGGCGCGGAGCCTCCCTGGACGCCGCGCGGTCCGCGCTGACCAGCGCCGACGAGGCGACCGACACCGCCGAACGGTCCCTGGCCAACCGGGAGTTCCACCGCGCCCTGTACCTGCCGTGCGGCAACCCGCTGCTCGGCCGGATGCTCGACGAGGTCCGCGACCAGGCCGCCCTGGTCTCCGCCGTCGCCTGGGCCGCCTCGCCCTCGTGGGAACGGGAGGCCGGCGAGCACCGCGAGATCCTGCGGCTCGCCCTGGCCGGCGACGCGGACGGCGCGGCCCGCGCCCTGCACGCCCACATCGCGTCCTTCGTCGAGCGGGCGTTCCCCCGGGCGGAAGACCCGGCAGCGAACCAGGCAGTGAACCGGGCGACGAACCAGGCGACGAACCAGGAAGGTCAGGAATGA
- a CDS encoding MBL fold metallo-hydrolase yields MPLSLTILGTASPHPGPGRPCSGYLLRGAGAEVWVDAGFGTFAELRRHTDPDRLTAIWISHLHADHSADLLAAAYALVHGGMTPPAPIPVYAPIDCARRLAGFFGRPDVRFLTGVFDFRALFDGHTVRHWNVRLTSRRVAHGTEAYGLRAECQGSVFAYSGDSGPCDALTELASGADLFLCEADLDRHDEGEHNPQVHLTPEDAGAAARKAGVRELYITHVGPTLTREAATARAALAFDGPTRTAREGETIPL; encoded by the coding sequence ATGCCCCTCAGCCTCACCATCCTCGGCACCGCCTCTCCGCACCCGGGGCCGGGCCGCCCCTGCTCCGGCTATCTGCTGCGCGGCGCGGGGGCGGAGGTCTGGGTGGACGCGGGGTTCGGGACGTTCGCAGAGTTGCGCAGGCACACGGATCCGGACCGGCTCACGGCGATCTGGATCTCCCACCTCCACGCCGACCACAGCGCCGATCTCCTCGCCGCCGCCTACGCGCTCGTCCACGGCGGGATGACCCCGCCGGCCCCGATCCCGGTGTACGCGCCGATCGACTGCGCCCGGCGCCTGGCGGGCTTCTTCGGCCGGCCGGACGTACGGTTCCTGACCGGCGTCTTCGACTTCCGGGCCCTGTTCGACGGGCACACCGTACGGCACTGGAACGTGCGCCTCACCTCGCGCCGGGTGGCGCACGGCACCGAGGCGTACGGGCTGCGCGCCGAGTGCCAGGGGAGCGTCTTCGCCTACTCCGGGGACAGCGGGCCGTGCGACGCGCTCACCGAACTCGCCTCCGGGGCCGACCTGTTCCTGTGCGAGGCGGACCTCGACCGGCATGACGAAGGCGAACACAACCCGCAGGTCCATCTCACGCCGGAGGACGCCGGCGCGGCCGCCCGCAAGGCGGGGGTGCGGGAGCTGTACATCACCCACGTCGGGCCCACCCTGACCCGGGAGGCCGCGACCGCCCGGGCCGCCCTCGCCTTCGACGGCCCCACCCGCACCGCCCGCGAGGGCGAGACCATCCCCCTCTGA
- a CDS encoding TIGR03086 family metal-binding protein, translated as MTDTMTTFDLGPQARIIARLAEGVRDEQLADGTPCPDYAVRNLVGHLTGLAVAFRDAARKDLGPTTATPPGTATPDIGPDWREALPKALDELADAWRDPAAWTGMTRAGGVDLPGAVAGSVAADELVIHGWDLARATGQEYAPDPAALRASHTFLRAAADEGDDGGGIFGPVVPVPEAAPLLDRTVGLSGRDPGWTP; from the coding sequence ATGACCGACACGATGACGACCTTCGACCTCGGACCCCAGGCCCGGATCATCGCGCGCCTCGCGGAGGGCGTGCGCGACGAGCAGCTCGCGGACGGTACGCCCTGCCCGGACTACGCGGTCCGCAACCTGGTCGGGCACCTGACCGGCCTCGCCGTCGCCTTCCGCGACGCCGCCCGCAAGGACCTGGGCCCCACGACCGCCACCCCTCCGGGCACCGCCACCCCGGACATCGGCCCCGACTGGCGCGAGGCACTGCCCAAGGCGCTCGACGAACTGGCCGACGCCTGGCGCGACCCGGCCGCCTGGACCGGCATGACCCGCGCGGGCGGCGTCGACCTGCCCGGCGCGGTCGCGGGCTCCGTCGCCGCCGACGAGCTCGTCATCCACGGCTGGGACCTGGCGCGGGCCACCGGGCAGGAGTACGCCCCCGACCCGGCCGCGCTGCGGGCCTCGCACACGTTCCTGCGGGCCGCCGCCGACGAGGGGGACGACGGGGGCGGCATCTTCGGCCCCGTCGTGCCCGTCCCCGAAGCCGCCCCGCTGCTCGACCGTACGGTCGGACTGAGCGGCCGCGACCCGGGGTGGACGCCGTAG
- a CDS encoding 5-dehydro-4-deoxyglucarate dehydratase, with protein MTPAPLAARLGIPSGPLFFPVTAYGPDGAVDLDVYRAHVRRGVEAGAAAVFACCGTGEFHALTPEEFEACVRAAVEETGGRVPVVAGAGYGTALAVRYAKLAEAAGADGLLALPPYLVVAAQEGLLRHYREVAAATALPVIVYQRDNAVFTPETVVRLARTEGVIGLKDGLGDLDLMQRIVSAVRTEVPGDFLYFNGLPTAEQTQLAYRALGVTLYSSAVFCFAPELALAFHRALTTGDDTTAHRLLDGFYRPFVELRALGRGYAVSLVKAGVRLRGLDVGEVRPPLHEPSEDHVKQLALVIERGYALLVLEEEAK; from the coding sequence GTGACGCCAGCCCCTCTCGCCGCCCGGCTCGGTATCCCCAGCGGACCGCTGTTCTTCCCCGTCACCGCCTACGGCCCCGACGGCGCCGTCGACCTCGACGTCTACCGCGCGCACGTCCGCCGCGGGGTGGAGGCCGGCGCCGCGGCCGTCTTCGCCTGCTGCGGCACGGGGGAGTTCCACGCGCTCACGCCGGAGGAGTTCGAGGCCTGCGTACGGGCGGCCGTCGAGGAGACCGGCGGGCGGGTGCCGGTCGTCGCCGGCGCGGGCTACGGGACCGCGCTCGCCGTGCGCTACGCGAAGCTGGCGGAGGCGGCCGGGGCGGACGGTCTGCTCGCCCTGCCGCCCTACCTCGTCGTCGCCGCCCAGGAGGGCCTGCTGCGCCACTACCGGGAGGTCGCGGCCGCGACCGCGCTCCCCGTGATCGTCTACCAGCGCGACAACGCCGTCTTCACCCCGGAGACGGTCGTACGGCTCGCCCGCACCGAGGGCGTCATCGGCCTCAAGGACGGCCTCGGCGACCTCGACCTCATGCAGCGGATCGTCAGCGCCGTCCGCACCGAGGTCCCCGGCGACTTCCTCTACTTCAACGGCCTGCCGACCGCCGAACAGACCCAGCTCGCCTACCGGGCCCTCGGCGTCACCCTCTACTCCTCGGCCGTGTTCTGCTTCGCCCCCGAACTCGCCCTCGCCTTCCACCGGGCGCTCACCACCGGCGACGACACCACCGCCCACCGCCTGCTCGACGGCTTCTACCGGCCGTTCGTCGAACTACGCGCGCTTGGCCGCGGTTACGCCGTCTCCCTCGTCAAGGCCGGCGTCCGGCTGCGCGGGCTCGACGTCGGGGAGGTCCGCCCGCCGCTGCACGAACCGAGCGAGGATCATGTCAAGCAACTCGCCCTGGTGATCGAACGCGGCTACGCGCTGCTGGTGCTGGAAGAGGAGGCCAAGTAG
- a CDS encoding NAD-dependent epimerase/dehydratase family protein — MPAPRTVLLTGAAGGLGTLMRELLPTYGYELRLLDLRPIEGEPEAIVADLADKAAVREAVRGVDAVLHLAGISLEAPFEKILEANIEGTYHLYEAAREEGVGRIVFASSNHAVGYAPRPRGDAPLDAADLIPVDVPHRPDTFYGLSKAFGEDLAQLYWDRHGLETVSVRIGSCFAEPTSVRMLSLWMSPADGARLFHAALTAPGVGHTVVYGSSANTRLWWDLGSARALGYEPQDDSEPYAEKLIAEQGELDPENIAHAHLGGHFVNDPPIWPY; from the coding sequence ATGCCCGCTCCCCGCACCGTTCTGCTCACCGGCGCCGCCGGCGGGCTCGGCACCCTGATGCGGGAGCTGCTGCCGACATACGGCTACGAGCTGCGCCTGCTCGACCTGCGCCCGATCGAGGGCGAGCCGGAGGCGATCGTCGCGGACCTGGCCGACAAGGCGGCGGTCCGGGAGGCCGTGCGGGGCGTCGACGCGGTCCTCCACCTCGCGGGCATCTCCCTGGAAGCCCCCTTCGAGAAAATCCTCGAGGCGAACATCGAGGGCACCTACCACCTGTACGAGGCCGCCCGTGAGGAGGGCGTCGGCCGGATCGTCTTCGCCTCCTCCAACCACGCGGTCGGCTACGCCCCCCGCCCCCGGGGCGACGCGCCTCTGGACGCGGCCGACCTCATCCCGGTCGACGTCCCGCACCGCCCGGACACCTTCTACGGCCTGTCCAAGGCCTTCGGCGAGGATCTCGCCCAGCTCTACTGGGACCGGCACGGCCTGGAGACGGTGTCGGTGCGCATCGGCTCCTGCTTCGCCGAGCCGACCAGCGTGCGCATGCTGTCGCTGTGGATGAGCCCGGCCGACGGCGCCCGCCTCTTCCACGCGGCGCTGACCGCCCCGGGCGTCGGCCACACCGTCGTCTACGGCTCCTCCGCCAACACCCGCCTGTGGTGGGACCTCGGCTCCGCGCGGGCGCTCGGTTACGAGCCGCAGGACGACTCCGAGCCGTACGCCGAGAAGCTGATCGCCGAGCAGGGCGAACTGGACCCGGAGAACATCGCCCACGCCCACCTGGGCGGCCACTTCGTCAACGACCCGCCGATCTGGCCGTACTGA
- a CDS encoding DeoR/GlpR family DNA-binding transcription regulator, with amino-acid sequence MTPRTAEDRQRAIVRTARATGSVDVAALAVELGVARETVRRDLRTLEDHGLVRRTHGGAYPVESAGFETTLAFRATSHVPEKRRIAAAAARLLGDAETVFVDEGFTPQLIAGALPRDRPLTVVTASLPVAGALAEAENMSVLLLGGRVRSGTLATVDHWTTKMLAGFVVDLAYLGANGISREHGLTTPDPAVGEVKAQAVRAARRVVFAGVHTKFGAVGFCRFAEVGVLETIVTSTLLPTAEAHRYSLLGPQIIRV; translated from the coding sequence ATGACCCCGAGGACGGCGGAGGACCGGCAGCGCGCGATCGTGCGCACCGCACGCGCCACCGGCTCGGTCGACGTCGCCGCGCTCGCCGTCGAACTGGGCGTGGCCAGGGAGACCGTACGGCGGGATCTGCGCACCCTGGAGGACCACGGGCTGGTACGCCGTACGCACGGCGGCGCCTATCCCGTGGAGAGCGCCGGCTTCGAGACCACGCTGGCCTTCCGCGCCACCAGCCACGTCCCCGAGAAGCGCCGGATCGCGGCCGCGGCGGCCAGGCTGCTCGGGGACGCCGAGACCGTCTTCGTCGACGAGGGCTTCACCCCGCAGCTCATCGCCGGGGCGCTGCCCAGGGACCGGCCGCTGACCGTGGTCACCGCGTCCCTGCCGGTCGCGGGCGCGCTCGCCGAGGCCGAGAACATGTCGGTGCTGCTGCTCGGCGGCCGGGTCCGCTCCGGCACGCTGGCCACCGTCGACCACTGGACGACGAAGATGCTGGCCGGCTTCGTCGTCGACCTCGCCTACCTCGGCGCCAACGGCATCTCCCGCGAGCACGGCCTGACCACCCCGGACCCGGCCGTCGGCGAGGTCAAGGCGCAGGCCGTGCGGGCGGCGCGCCGCGTGGTGTTCGCGGGCGTGCACACCAAGTTCGGCGCGGTCGGCTTCTGCCGGTTCGCCGAGGTGGGCGTGCTGGAGACGATCGTGACGAGCACCCTGCTTCCGACGGCCGAGGCCCATCGGTACTCACTGCTGGGACCACAGATCATCAGGGTTTGA
- a CDS encoding ABC transporter substrate-binding protein encodes MRTQSRRRPRATLAAVAAGTLLAPLLSGCWAGAGGAGSGGDSINVLMVNNPQMTELQKLTADHFTKETGIKVSFTVLPENDVRDKISQDFANQAGQYDVATLSNYEIPIYARNGWLHEMDSYVANDPAYDEQDVLKPMRESLTADDGKLYGQPFYGESSFLMYRKDVFAAKGLTMPAHPTWQQVADLAAKTDGAEPGMKGICLRGLPGWGEVMAPLTTVVNTFGGTWFDKDWKARLNSPEFEKATKFYVDLVRAHGESGAAQSGFAECLNNMTQGKVAMWYDATSAAGSLEAAKSPVKGRMGYAPAPVERTAASGWLYTWAWGIQKASRNSDKAWKFVSWASGKQYEQLVGQKVGWSDVPAGKRASTYTNADYVQEAAAFQEMTKQAIEGAKPNDPGVQPRPAPGIQFVGIPEFTDLGTRVSQEISAAIAGRQSVETALRKSQKIAERISEEYEGR; translated from the coding sequence ATGCGAACCCAGAGCCGACGGAGGCCGCGAGCCACGCTCGCCGCGGTCGCCGCAGGGACGCTGCTCGCCCCGCTGCTCTCCGGCTGCTGGGCCGGGGCCGGCGGGGCGGGTTCCGGCGGCGACTCCATCAACGTCCTGATGGTCAACAACCCGCAGATGACGGAGTTGCAGAAGCTCACCGCCGACCACTTCACCAAGGAGACCGGCATCAAGGTCAGCTTCACCGTCCTCCCCGAGAACGACGTCCGCGACAAGATCAGCCAGGACTTCGCCAACCAGGCGGGCCAGTACGACGTGGCGACCCTGTCGAACTACGAGATCCCGATCTACGCCCGCAACGGCTGGCTGCACGAGATGGACTCCTACGTCGCGAACGACCCGGCGTACGACGAGCAGGACGTCCTGAAGCCGATGCGCGAATCCCTCACCGCCGACGACGGCAAGCTCTACGGCCAGCCCTTCTACGGCGAGTCGTCCTTCCTGATGTACCGCAAGGACGTGTTCGCGGCGAAGGGCCTGACGATGCCCGCGCACCCCACCTGGCAGCAGGTGGCCGACCTGGCGGCGAAGACGGACGGCGCCGAGCCCGGCATGAAGGGCATCTGCCTGCGCGGGCTGCCCGGCTGGGGCGAGGTGATGGCGCCCCTGACGACGGTCGTGAACACCTTCGGCGGCACCTGGTTCGACAAGGACTGGAAGGCGCGGCTGAACTCGCCCGAGTTCGAGAAGGCGACGAAGTTCTATGTCGACCTCGTCCGCGCGCACGGCGAGTCCGGGGCCGCCCAGTCCGGCTTCGCCGAGTGCCTGAACAACATGACCCAGGGCAAGGTCGCCATGTGGTACGACGCGACCTCCGCGGCCGGTTCCCTGGAGGCGGCGAAGTCCCCGGTCAAGGGCAGGATGGGGTACGCGCCGGCCCCCGTGGAGCGGACCGCCGCCTCCGGCTGGCTCTACACCTGGGCCTGGGGCATCCAGAAGGCCTCCCGCAACTCCGACAAGGCCTGGAAGTTCGTCTCCTGGGCGTCGGGCAAGCAGTACGAGCAGCTCGTCGGCCAGAAGGTCGGCTGGTCCGACGTGCCGGCCGGCAAGCGGGCGTCGACGTACACGAACGCCGACTACGTCCAAGAGGCCGCCGCCTTCCAGGAGATGACGAAGCAGGCCATCGAGGGGGCGAAGCCCAACGACCCCGGCGTGCAGCCGCGCCCCGCGCCCGGCATCCAGTTCGTCGGCATCCCCGAGTTCACCGACCTCGGCACCAGGGTCTCCCAGGAGATCAGCGCGGCCATCGCCGGACGCCAGTCCGTCGAGACGGCCCTGAGGAAGTCCCAGAAGATCGCCGAGCGGATCTCCGAGGAGTACGAGGGACGATGA
- a CDS encoding carbohydrate ABC transporter permease has translation MTATTTAPPATAPVRPLRQPSARLRAWATRAPLLPALVFMIVVTQLPFVATLVISFFDWNALYPKARRFTGLDNYHQVLTDADLRHSVWTTILLTATVVLVSLVLGLALALLLDRRFRGRGVVRTLLIAPFLVVPVAAALLWKHVLYNPEYGLLNGLSHYVGGPQPDWISDTPLLAVEASLVWQWTPFMMLILLAGLQSRDQQQIEAARVDGASDWQIFRHLTLPHLRRYLELGALLGSIYIVQNFDAVFTITSGGLGTANLPYTVYQSFYQAHENGLASAAGVLVVIGSIVIATFALRVVSSLFREEVSRA, from the coding sequence ATGACCGCGACGACGACGGCCCCGCCGGCCACCGCACCCGTACGCCCCCTGCGGCAGCCCTCCGCCCGCCTGCGCGCCTGGGCGACCCGGGCCCCGCTGCTCCCCGCCCTGGTCTTCATGATCGTGGTCACCCAACTCCCCTTCGTGGCCACGCTGGTGATCTCCTTCTTCGACTGGAACGCCCTCTACCCCAAGGCCCGCCGCTTCACCGGCCTCGACAACTACCACCAGGTCCTGACCGACGCCGACCTGCGCCACTCGGTGTGGACGACCATCCTGCTGACGGCGACCGTGGTGCTGGTCAGCCTGGTGCTCGGGCTGGCCCTGGCACTGCTCCTGGACCGCCGCTTCCGCGGCCGGGGCGTGGTCCGCACGCTGCTGATCGCGCCCTTCCTGGTGGTCCCGGTGGCCGCGGCCCTGCTCTGGAAACACGTCCTCTACAACCCCGAATACGGCCTGCTCAACGGGCTTTCGCACTACGTGGGCGGCCCCCAGCCCGACTGGATCTCCGACACCCCGCTGCTCGCCGTCGAGGCCTCCCTCGTCTGGCAGTGGACGCCGTTCATGATGCTGATCCTGCTGGCCGGACTGCAGAGCCGCGACCAGCAGCAGATCGAGGCGGCCCGGGTGGACGGCGCGAGCGACTGGCAGATCTTCCGCCACCTCACCCTCCCCCACCTGCGCCGCTACCTCGAACTCGGCGCCCTGCTCGGCTCGATCTACATCGTGCAGAACTTCGACGCGGTCTTCACCATCACGTCCGGCGGCCTGGGCACGGCGAACCTCCCCTACACCGTCTACCAGAGCTTCTACCAGGCCCACGAGAACGGCCTCGCCTCGGCCGCCGGCGTCCTGGTGGTCATCGGCTCGATCGTCATCGCGACCTTCGCCCTGCGGGTCGTCTCGTCCCTGTTCCGCGAGGAGGTGTCCCGCGCATGA